A region of Nakaseomyces glabratus chromosome E, complete sequence DNA encodes the following proteins:
- the YPS6 gene encoding pepsin-like aspartic protease (CAGL0E01793g~Putative aspartic protease; predicted GPI-anchor; member of a YPS gene cluster that is required for virulence in mice; expression induced at high temperature): protein MKELLYFTLLAGAQAYLKLDFTRVPSASVLEKRADDLSPVPLRNDVDQYIVQLAVGTPPQMVSVQLDTGSADLWFSGADNPYCKTNKKKAPKSKDLQPVDNSGFPTNPDQIGKKARNLDCKKYGFFNMSSSSTFKNNDTDIFLYYEDLSFVRGTWGTDVVSLGGLNISGVNFAVAEISNSSSGVLGVSLPSEESTYSINSNGTTNATNYQYSNLPLQLKEQGIIDKVTYSIYLNDTKSKYGSILFGAVDHSKYTGTLYTLPLVNSEYDVVNKPYELDITLNGIGYQSMSSNMTLYDQKVAALIDSGTTISEFPDEIVEVVAKQMNATVDPNGNGIRLAKCPSKKDNAKLLFNLGGALIYVDIKEFTTKVKGKCYLEIIPSGAESDLVILGDNFMRSVYTVFDLEANEVSIAQANFNSSLPAQIEEIKSTVPSAVKAPQYYNTFSAIASISSVTGDIFGPEATAYMAPPANVSNSSNSSNSSAVSLERRSYDNAATPLRLNSIILIGVAAILATIFM, encoded by the coding sequence ATGAAAGAATTATTATACTTTACATTGCTAGCTGGTGCTCAGGCCTATTTGAAGTTGGACTTTACCAGAGTTCCTAGTGCCAGTGTACTTGAGAAAAGAGCTGACGATTTGAGTCCAGTGCCATTGAGAAATGATGTTGATCAATACATCGTTCAACTAGCTGTCGGTACTCCTCCACAGATGGTATCTGTACAACTTGATACCGGCTCTGCTGACTTGTGGTTCAGTGGTGCTGATAATCCTTACTGTAAGaccaacaagaagaaagcacCAAAGAGTAAGGATTTACAACCTGTTGATAACTCTGGCTTTCCAACAAACCCTGACCAAATTGGGAAGAAGGCAAGAAATTTGGACTGTAAGAAGTACGGTTTCTTCAATATGAGTAGCTCATCAACCTTCAAAAACAATGACACAGATATCTTCTTATATTATGAGGACCTGTCCTTTGTTAGAGGTACATGGGGTACTGATGTGGTTAGTTTGGGTGGATTGAATATCTCTGGTGTTAATTTTGCTGTTGCAGAAATATCTAATTCTAGCAGTGGTGTACTGGGAGTCAGCTTACCTTCTGAGGAGAGTACATATTCTATAAATTCTAACGGAACTACGAATGCTACTAATTACCAGTATTCAAATCTGCCTTTACAACTGAAAGAGCAAGGAATCATCGATAAAGTTACTTATTCCATTTACTTAAATGATACAAAGTCCAAGTACGGTTCTATTCTTTTTGGGGCTGTCGATCACAGCAAGTACACTGGAACATTGTATACGCTGCCATTGGTGAACTCGGAATATGATGTGGTCAATAAGCCTTACGAGCTCGATATTACCTTAAATGGTATTGGTTACCAAAGTATGAGTAGTAATATGACTCTTTATGACCAGAAGGTAGCTGCATTAATCGATTCGGGTACGACCATATCCGAATTTCCAGATGAGATTGTTGAAGTGGTAGCAAAACAGATGAATGCTACAGTGGATCCAAATGGTAATGGTATCAGGCTGGCAAAGTGTCCCAGCAAGAAAGACAATGCAAAATTGTTGTTCAACCTTGGAGGTGCCTTAATATATGTTGACATTAAGGAGTTCACAACGAAGGTTAAGGGCAAGTGCTACCTTGAAATCATCCCAAGTGGTGCAGAGTCCGATCTTGTTATTCTTGGTGACAATTTTATGAGGAGCGTGTACACTGTCTTCGATCTGGAAGCTAACGAGGTATCTATTGCTCAAGCAAACTTCAATTCCTCTTTGCCTGCACAgattgaagaaataaaaagtaCTGTCCCAAGTGCTGTAAAAGCACCACAATACTACAACACCTTTTCAGCTATAGCATCAATTTCCTCTGTCACTGGAGACATTTTTGGCCCAGAGGCTACAGCATACATGGCACCTCCAGCGAATGTTTCTAACTCAAGCAACTCGTCCAACAGTTCTGCGGTCAGTTTGGAGAGAAGAAGCTATGATAATGCTGCCACACCTTTGAGATTGAAttcaattattttgattgGCGTTGCTGCCATATTAGCTACCATTTTTATGTAA
- the YGK3 gene encoding GSK family serine/threonine-protein kinase (CAGL0E01683g~Ortholog(s) have protein serine/threonine kinase activity and role in cellular response to heat, cellular response to salt stress, protein phosphorylation, proteolysis) gives MSHEEVHDEFIAEDVTPNRPDETRGENGAPRRMLVREHRKIGRGAFGTVVQAYLTQDEQTWYGPFAIKKVPAQTEYKSRELQILRLTDHPNIVKLEYFFTHTSPKDNKVYQHLAMECLPETLQIEINRYTSNNLQLAIKHVKLYSYQIARGMLYLHALGICHRDIKPSNILVDPKTGVLKICDFGSAKRLEPNQPSISYICSRFYRAPELILGSTQYTTQVDIWGLGCVIGEMLIGRAIFQGQDPLLQLREIAKLLGPPDKKFIFFSNPRYTGPLYSTPLFNGTSLERFQKYFGHAGPDGIDLLMKVLKYEPELRFSPRRIMAHPFFDDLRNEKYFFPREQTQPVLLPELFNFNEFELQVIGELLQQIKPHSEEH, from the coding sequence atgagCCACGAGGAAGTTCACGACGAGTTTATCGCGGAGGATGTCACTCCGAATAGACCAGATGAGACGCGGGGGGAGAACGGTGCTCCCAGACGCATGCTGGTGCGTGAGCATAGGAAGATAGGGCGTGGTGCTTTTGGTACAGTGGTCCAGGCTTATTTGACTCAGGACGAGCAAACATGGTACGGCCCATTTGCTATCAAGAAGGTACCTGCACAAACAGAGTACAAATCCCGTGAGTTGCAGATTCTTAGGTTGACTGACCACCCAAACATCGTTAAATTGGAATACTTTTTTACACATACTTCTCCAAAGGACAACAAGGTATATCAGCATCTAGCCATGGAATGCTTACCAGAGACTTTGcaaatagaaataaatcGATATACTTCTAACAACTTACAGTTGGCCATCAAACATGTCAAGTTATACAGTTACCAGATCGCTAGAGGTATGTTATACTTGCATGCATTGGGTATATGTCACCGTGATATTAAACCATCCAATATCCTAGTTGATCCGAAGACGGGCGTTCTAAAGATATGTGATTTCGGCTCCGCAAAGAGACTTGAACCGAACCAGCCATCTATCAGCTATATTTGCTCTAGATTTTACAGAGCTCCAGAACTTATCCTGGGTTCCACACAATATACCACCCAGGTTGATATTTGGGGTCTGGGATGTGTCATCGGTGAAATGCTAATCGGTAGAGCCATCTTCCAAGGCCAGGATCCACTTCTACAGTTACGGGAGATAGCAAAGCTACTAGGACCACCAGATAAaaagtttatttttttctccaACCCACGTTACACAGGCCCATTATACTCGACACCTTTGTTCAATGGTACCTCTTTGGAgagatttcaaaaatactTCGGTCATGCAGGACCGGACGGTATTGATTTGCTGATGAAGGTATTGAAATATGAACCAGAGCTAAGATTTTCCCCAAGAAGGATTATGGCTCATCCATTTTTCGATGACTTGAGAAACGAGAAATACTTTTTCCCAAGAGAGCAGACACAACCAGTGTTGTTGCCGGAGTTATTTAATTTCAACGAGTTTGAATTGCAAGTGATAGGTGAACTATTGCAACAAATTAAACCACATTCTGAGGAGCATTGA
- the MDH2 gene encoding malate dehydrogenase MDH2 (CAGL0E01705g~Ortholog(s) have L-malate dehydrogenase activity, role in gluconeogenesis, protein import into peroxisome matrix and cytosol, nuclear periphery localization) codes for MPHITGNNEADLKVSILGAAGGIGQSLSLLVKTQLQVLAGSADKNLKLALFDVNKDAVNGVGTDLSHIDTQVEVSMHNPQEGDGINSCLKGADIVVIPAGVPRKPGMTRDDLFNINAKIITQLTDSILENCDLTRVVVLLISNPVNSLVPVMVNRMSQKVNHKNTGIEKRVFGVTNLDLVRASTFLREVSEDKIEKMPYVPVIGGHSGETIIPLFSQNPHSKAVPSEKLGPLVHRVQYGGDEVVKAKNGAGSATLSMAHAGFQCVVKFAKLFLGGEKEFKGTYYISLKDFNNQPIAKNADALLPLVNNVPFFALPMTLTLDGVQSVDSDIIENMNIHERKELLPICLDQLEKNIAKGLDFSA; via the coding sequence ATGCCTCATATTACTGGAAACAACGAAGCTGATCTGAAAGTGTCTATTCTAGGTGCCGCAGGCGGTATCGGGCAGTCGCTGTCGCTGCTGGTGAAGACGCAATTGCAAGTGCTCGCTGGCTCTGCAGACAAGAACCTGAAGCTAGCACTTTTCGATGTCAACAAGGACGCTGTCAACGGTGTTGGCACAGACTTGTCGCACATTGACACGCAGGTCGAGGTGTCCATGCACAACCCACAGGAAGGTGACGGTATCAACTCGTGTCTGAAAGGCGCTGACATCGTGGTGATCCCTGCCGGTGTGCCAAGAAAGCCAGGTATGACCCGTGACGACCTGTTCAACATCAACGCCAAGATCATCACACAGCTGACCGACTCCATCCTCGAGAACTGTGACTTGACCAGGGTGGTCGTGCTGCTGATCTCCAACCCAGTTAACTCCTTGGTCCCAGTTATGGTCAACAGAATGAGCCAGAAGGTGAACCACAAGAACACAGGCATCGAGAAGAGAGTCTTCGGTGTCACGAACCTGGACCTGGTCAGAGCCTCCACTTTCCTAAGAGAAGTCTCCGAGGACAAGATCGAAAAGATGCCTTACGTGCCAGTCATCGGTGGCCACTCGGGCGAAACAATCATCCCACTGTTCTCCCAGAACCCTCACTCCAAGGCCGTGCCATCTGAGAAACTCGGCCCACTGGTACACAGAGTCCAATACGGTGGTGACGAGGTCGTCAAGGCCAAGAACGGCGCGGGTTCCGCTACTTTGTCCATGGCCCACGCCGGCTTCCAGTGCGTGGTCAAGTTCGCTAAGCTGTTCCTAGGTGGCGAAAAGGAGTTCAAAGGCACTTACTACATCTCCTTGAAAGACTTCAACAACCAACCCATCGCTAAGAACGCCGACGCTTTGCTCCCACTGGTCAACAACGTCCCATTCTTCGCTCTGCCAATGACATTGACCCTGGACGGTGTCCAGTCTGTCGACAGCGACATCATCGAAAACATGAACATCCACGAACGCAAGGAACTACTGCCAATCTGTCTAGACCAACTAGAAAAGAACATCGCTAAGGGCCTAGACTTCTCTGCATAA
- the YPS4 gene encoding YPS4 (CAGL0E01749g~Putative aspartic protease; member of a YPS gene cluster that is required for virulence in mice; induced in response to low pH and high temperature) — translation MKYTLLLNLISCAQALLKLDFEKVPEQNLALNKRDDKGLQLELENGGLLYAVQLSVGTPPQNITVQLDTGSSDLWFTSEANPYCKNNRKHSPKKSQIEPLNDADYPTSPNQIPKSLRDIDCKAFGFFNTSKSSTYKNNGTNFTLSYADTTFASGPWGVDTLSFNGVKVDNVTFGLAAFSNSTTPVFGISLPARETTNQLAANGSRIGPNSYEYSNFPMLLKEQGIVKKIAYSVYLNDTRSKYGSILFGAVDQSKYIGTLYTLPLVNSLYKQVSKPFQFEITLNGIGLQTADKNYTLYDQKLATLLDTGVTTSVLPAKVAALVASKVNGTIDDDNGFIKLDKCPNKKEKRTVVFNFGGAEISIDIRDLTRKIKGKCYLQMQARDDIEFAALGDIFLRHVYVVYNLEDEEISIANANFNYSTPDIQEIVSTVPGAVKAPQYYNTYSVYPTATAVTGDVFTPEATMSMSNNSVALRKRTTLKPLR, via the coding sequence ATGAAATATACACTGCTACTTAATTTGATATCGTGTGCCCAGGCACTGTTGAAGCTTGATTTTGAGAAAGTTCCAGAGCAGAATCTAGCATTGAACAAGAGAGACGACAAAGGTTTGCAATTGGAGCTCGAAAACGGTGGTCTCTTGTATGCAGTTCAGTTGTCAGTTGGAACACCACCGCAAAATATTACTGTACAGTTGGACACAGGCTCTTCGGATTTGTGGTTCACAAGCGAAGCTAACCCATACTGTAAAAACAATAGAAAACACAGTCCTAAAAAGTCACAAATAGAACCACTAAATGATGCCGATTATCCAACTTCTCCTAATCAAATACCCAAATCTTTAAGAGATATCGACTGTAAGGCGTTTGGGTTTTTCAACACAAGTAAGTCTTCGacttataaaaataatggtACCAATTTTACACTAAGCTATGCTGACACTACTTTTGCAAGTGGTCCATGGGGAGTTGATACTTTATCTTTCAATGGCGTGAAGGTTGATAACGTCACGTTTGGCTTGGCTGCTTTCTCAAACTCGACTACTCCAGTCTTTGGAATTAGCTTGCCAGCTAGAGAGACAACAAATCAACTTGCTGCCAATGGCTCTAGAATTGGTCCTAACTCTTACGAATATTCTAACTTTCCTATGCTACTTAAGGAGCAAGGTATTGTTAAGAAGATTGCATATTCTGTGTATCTAAATGATACACGCTCCAAATATGGGtctattttatttggtGCTGTTGATCAGAGCAAATATATCGGAACATTGTATACCTTACCTTTGGTAAATTCCTTGTACAAACAAGTATCAAAGCcatttcaatttgaaaTAACACTTAATGGCATTGGATTGCAGACAGCAGACAAGAACTACACCTTATATGACCAGAAATTAGCGACATTGTTAGACACTGGAGTTACAACTTCTGTGTTACCAGCAAAGGTTGCAGCACTTGTTGCATCAAAGGTAAATGGTACGATTGATGATGACAACGGCTTCATTAAGTTAGACAAGTGTCCtaacaagaaagaaaagcGGACCGTGGTCTTTAACTTTGGCGGAGCTGAAATTAGTATTGATATTCGTGACTTGacaagaaaaattaaagGTAAATGCTATTTGCAGATGCAAGCCAGAGATGACATTGAATTTGCAGCATTGGGTGATATTTTCCTAAGGCATGTTTATGTGGTTTACAATTTGGAAGACGAAGAAATTTCGATCGCTAATGCAAACTTTAACTACAGCACTCCTGATATCCAAGAAATTGTTAGCACTGTACCTGGTGCAGTGAAAGCTCCCCAGTATTATAATACATATTCGGTATATCCAACTGCGACTGCGGTTACTGGAGATGTATTTACACCGGAAGCAACCATGTCCATGTCCAACAATTCGGTTGCTCTCCGTAAGAGAACTACATTAAAACCACTGAGATGA
- the YPS3 gene encoding pepsin-like aspartic protease (CAGL0E01727g~Putative aspartic protease; predicted GPI-anchor; member of a YPS gene cluster that is required for virulence in mice) has translation MKFLLFAAVAQAYLQLDFERQTAQDVALAKRHTSNGVANAMDVPIEQIGDLMYTVQLHVGTPPQNVTVQLDTGSSDLWFPVASNPYCKRNAKLAPKKVKALPATGFATENDQVAKKLRTFDCDAFGLFNSSMSSSFKSNDSSEFFVKYEDGTYASGMWGTDTFKLNHHNVSNITFALANIANASMGVLGVGFPAEETTDDPSPGSLIDKEHYQYDNFPIALKRTRTIKKVSYSIFLNDTNSKKGVILFGGVDHSKYQGTLWTVPMVNNLLTLNQTTTSRPEITLNGLGFRDDKKNVTLWGEKIPVLLDTGTTLAYAPKQVVDVIAKRVNGTIDSKTGGIKLKKCPNAKDNSELIFNFAGAEIPVSLLNMVEKRKGKCYLEIRYHEELSKTGMLLGDIFMRHVYSVFNMEDMEVSFAVANGNDSAPLQIEAIISDVPSAVKAPQYYNTFASSNLPSTVTNDIFASTATASMEPPSSVLESLKSKSSSTSSIDTSVPSDDKKIIDDDHSGHDHAKRDAYSNTAGILQISTTLVLVAMTLLL, from the coding sequence ATGAAATTCTTGCTGTTCGCTGCTGTCGCACAGGCCTACTTGCAACTGGACTTCGAACGTCAGACTGCCCAGGACGTCGCCTTGGCCAAGAGACACACCTCCAACGGTGTCGCAAACGCCATGGACGTCCCCATCGAGCAGATCGGTGACCTGATGTACACCGTGCAGCTGCACGTCGGTACTCCGCCACAGAACGTCACTGTCCAGCTGGACACCGGGTCCTCCGACCTGTGGTTCCCTGTCGCTAGCAACCCGTACTGTAAGCGCAACGCCAAGCTTGCGCCAAAGAAGGTCAAGGCGCTGCCCGCCACTGGTTTCGCTACTGAGAACGACCAAGTCGCTAAGAAGCTGAGAACTTTCGACTGTGATGCCTTCGGCCTGTTCAACAGCTCCATGTCCTCTTCTTTCAAGAGCAACGACTCCTCTGAGTTCTTCGTCAAGTACGAAGACGGTACTTACGCTTCCGGTATGTGGGGCACAGACACCTTCAAGCTGAACCACCACAACGTCTCTAATATCACATTTGCGCTGGCCAACATCGCTAACGCCAGCATGGGTGTCCTCGGTGTCGGTTTCCCAGCAGAGGAGACGACCGACGACCCATCCCCAGGCTCTCTTATCGACAAGGAACACTACCAGTACGACAACTTCCCTATCGCGCTAAAGCGTACCAGGACCATCAAGAAGGTCTCTTACTCCATTTTCCTGAACGACACTAACTCCAAGAAAGGTGTCATCCTGTTCGGTGGTGTCGACCACAGTAAATACCAAGGCACCTTGTGGACCGTTCCTATGGTCAACAACCTCTTGACTTTGAATCAGACCACCACTTCAAGACCTGAAATCACCTTGAATGGTCTAGGGTTCCGTGACGACAAGAAGAACGTCACCTTGTGGGGTGAAAAGATCCCTGTCTTGCTAGACACCGGTACCACTTTGGCCTACGCACCAAAGCAAGTCGTCGATGTCATCGCTAAGAGAGTCAACGGTACCATTGACTCTAAGACAGGTGGTATCAAGCTGAAGAAATGCCCAAACGCCAAGGACAACAGCGAGCTTATCTTCAACTTTGCTGGTGCAGAGATCCCTGTTTCCTTGTTGAACATGGTCGAGAAGCGTAAGGGTAAGTGCTACTTGGAAATTCGTTACCATGAAGAGCTAAGTAAGACCGGTATGTTGCTTGGTGACATCTTCATGAGACACGTATACTCTGTCTTCAACATGGAAGATATGGAAGTTTCATTTGCTGTAGCCAACGGTAATGACTCCGCTCCATTGCAAATCGAAGCTATCATAAGTGACGTCCCTAGCGCTGTCAAGGCTCCACAATACTACAATACCTTCGCTTCTTCTAACTTGCCAAGCACTGTCACCAACGACATCTTCGCAAGCACCGCCACTGCTTCCATGGAACCACCTTCTTCTGTTCTAGAGAGCTTGAAGAGCAAGTCTTCTTCCACTTCAAGTATTGACACTAGTGTCCCATCTGATGACAAGAAGATTATCGATGATGACCACTCTGGCCATGACCACGCTAAGAGAGATGCTTACAGTAACACTGCTGGCATTTTACAAATCAGCACCACTTTAGTGTTAGTTGCAATGACTTTGTTATTGTAA
- the YPS5 gene encoding YPS5 (CAGL0E01771g~Putative aspartic protease; predicted GPI-anchor; member of a YPS gene cluster that is required for virulence in mice; gene is downregulated in azole-resistant strain), translating to MRSIVLVSLLAFTQAYLKLDFEKTPKISDELTKRADNDSFIAPLLNGGELYTVQIAVGTPPQNLTVQLDTGSSDLWFVSASNPYCKNNKKFAPKKQDLMPITSDDGFPTSPNQVPKALRNINCNKYGFFNASGSSTYSRNDTNFSLSYGDETFASGPWGTDTISLNGVKVENVTFGLASFSNSTNPVFGIGLPGDESTYAMFSEDTNGTTNTQYSNFPLQLKQQGKIDKVAYSIYLNSTKSKQGSILFGAVDHSKYSGPLYTLPIVNRFGHLVENPYELEVTLSGLGLQRATSNITLFDQLLPALLDTGTTYTYMPSSVAQYLANQTNGVIDKKTSLIKLAKCPSKKSNDTIVFNFSGAQIKIKMVDFVEKHKGKCYLPCVSQESSFFLLGDSFMRHVYTVFDLDDKEISIAQANFNSTKEDIEEISSTVPSAVKAPQYYSSYVDFPTEISVTGDIFAPQATEFVPKPNNTNNKTNFTQDLLDIENMLLRRHYENRATTLSTSLPIFLIALSAVTALFL from the coding sequence ATGAGATCCATTGTATTAGTTTCACTTTTGGCTTTTACACAAGCTTATCTAAAGCTAGACTTTGAGAAGACTCCCAAGATCAGCGATGAACTAACGAAAAGAGCTGATAATGATAGCTTTATTGCTCCCCTTTTGAATGGAGGCGAGTTGTATACAGTTCAAATCGCAGTAGGCACACCACCTCAAAATTTGACTGTCCAACTGGATACTGGCTCTTCTGATTTGTGGTTTGTCAGCGCAAGTAACCCATACTGTaagaacaataaaaaattcGCTCCAAAAAAACAAGATCTCATGCCAATCACAAGTGATGATGGATTCCCCACTTCGCCCAACCAAGTTCCCAAGGCTTTGAGAAACATTAATTGTAATAAGTATGGGTTCTTCAACGCTAGCGGGTCTTCAACATACAGCAGGAACGACACCAACTTCTCATTGAGCTACGGTGACGAGACATTTGCTAGTGGCCCATGGGGAACTGACACCATTTCCTTAAATGGTGTAAAGGTAGAAAATGTCACATTCGGTTTGGCTAGTTTCTCAAATTCTACTAATCCAGTGTTTGGCATCGGTTTACCTGGAGATGAGAGTACGTACGCTATGTTCTCTGAAGATACTAATGGTACTACGAACACTCAATATTCGAACTTCCCATTACAACTAAAACAACAAGGTAAAATCGATAAGGTTGCGTATTCGATTTATCTAAACTCTACAAAGTCTAAACAAGGTTCGATTTTATTCGGGGCTGTTGACCATAGCAAATACTCAGGCCCTTTATATACATTACCAATTGTGAATAGGTTTGGACATCTAGTTGAAAACCCATATGAACTGGAGGTTACATTAAGTGGTCTTGGTCTCCAGAGAGCAACATCAAATATTACTCTCTTTGATCAATTACTGCCTGCACTCCTGGATACTGGTACAACCTATACATATATGCCAAGCAGCGTTGCGCAATATCTTGCTAATCAAACAAATGGTGTTATTGATAAGAAAACAAGTTTGATCAAGTTGGCTAAATGTCCAAGTAAAAAATCGAATGACACTATCGTCTTCAATTTCAGTGGAGctcaaatcaaaataaaaatggttGATTTTGTTGAGAAACATAAGGGCAAATGTTACTTGCCATGTGTTTCTCAGGAGAGCagttttttccttcttggTGACTCCTTCATGAGACACGTCTACACTGTCTTCGATTTGGACGACAAAGAAATCTCTATTGCGCAGGCCAATTTCAATTCAACAAAAGAGGATATCGAAGAGATATCTAGTACTGTTCCAAGTGCGGTGAAAGCGCCTCAGTACTATAGCTCCTATGTTGATTTCCCAACCGAAATATCAGTGACTGGTGACATATTTGCCCCTCAGGCAACAGAGTTTGTTCCAAAGCCAAATAACACCAATAACAAGACCAATTTCACCCAAGATCTTCTAGACATAGAAAATATGCTTTTGAGGAGGCATTACGAAAACAGAGCTACTACATTGTCAACAAGTCTGccaatatttttgattgcTTTATCAGCAGTTACTGCCTTGTTTTTGTAA
- the YPS8 gene encoding pepsin-like aspartic protease (CAGL0E01815g~Putative aspartic protease; predicted GPI-anchor; member of a YPS gene cluster that is required for virulence in mice; induced in response to low pH and high temperature) — protein sequence MKAIVVTSLLAFAQAYLKLDFEKSPKASSDLVKRDDEYVNVPLKNDGDLYLVQLAVGTPPQNITVQLDTGSSDLWFPSADNPFCKENKKYAPKGKDVQPLDDSGYPSASNQVPKSSRTLNCKKYGVFNSSESSTFKRNDSEFLLSYADMSFATGNWGSDVVSFNELNISNVNFALGSFANSSNGVLGVGLPDVESTYDGPYAGSRKNISDSHQYANFPITLKQNGVIDKIAYSLYLNSSKSKFGSVLFGAVDHNRYNGPLYTLPLANSLFQNFTDPFQLEITMNGLGLQGNDANITLYDKKSAALLDSGTTLTVVSKHIGDLIAAQVNGTIAGKDQCIRLPKCPSKKENKKLIFNFSGAEVAVDINQMMNKHKGKCYLQFAVHEDTSNDAIIFGDNFLRSVYLVYNLEDKEISIAPANFNSSLPENIEPIKSTVPSAIRAPQYYNTYSEHATATAVTGDIFAPEATMSMAPINKTNGSSNRTLNSSRFDLQKRVYSNQASLKNSSLIAFFLASLFALAL from the coding sequence ATGAAAGCAATTGTAGTAACCTCGTTGCTAGCATTTGCTCAGGCGTATTTGAAGTTGGATTTCGAGAAATCACCTAAAGCCTCAAGTGATTTGGTAAAGAGGGATGACGAATATGTAAATGTTCCCTTAAAGAACGATGGCGATTTGTATTTGGTGCAACTGGCGGTTGGAACGCCACCTCAAAATATCACTGTGCAATTAGATACCGGATCCTCTGACCTATGGTTTCCAAGTGCTGACAATCCATTCTGCAAGGAGAATAAGAAGTATGCACCAAAGGGCAAGGATGTTCAGCCATTAGACGATTCAGGATATCCATCAGCATCTAACCAGGTTCCAAAATCATCGAGGACTTTGAATTGTAAGAAATATGGCGTGTTTAACTCCAGTGAATCATCCACGTTTAAGCGTAATGATTCGGAATTCCTACTTTCCTATGCTGATATGTCCTTTGCTACTGGTAATTGGGGGTCCGATGTAGTCAGTTTCAATGAGTTAAATATTAGCAATGTGAACTTTGCCTTGGGGAGCTTTGCCAACTCTTCGAATGGTGTTCTTGGTGTAGGATTACCAGATGTCGAATCAACATACGATGGTCCTTATGCTGGTAGCAGGAAAAACATCAGCGATTCACATCAATATGCTAATTTCCCAATTACCTTAAAGCAGAACGGAGTAATTGATAAGATTGCATATTCTTTATACTTGAACAGCAGCAAATCTAAGTTTGGTTCTGTTTTATTTGGAGCTGTGGACCATAACCGTTATAACGGTCCACTATATACGCTCCCACTGGCCAATTCTTTGTTCCAGAACTTCACAGACCCTTTCCAATTAGAGATCACAATGAATGGGTTGGGATTACAGGGTAATGATGCAAATATTACTTTGTATGACAAAAAATCTGCAGCTTTACTTGATTCTGGTACTACTTTAACGGTTGTGTCAAAACATATTGGGGATTTAATTGCAGCACAGGTTAATGGTACCATTGCTGGCAAAGACCAATGCATTAGACTACCAAAATGTCCAAgcaaaaaggaaaataagAAGCTGATCTTTAACTTTAGCGGCGCAGAGGTTGCTGTCGATATAAACCAAATGATGAATAAACATAAGGGCAAATGCTACTTGCAGTTTGCAGTTCATGAGGATACAAGTAATGATGCCATAATTTTCGGTGATAACTTCTTAAGAAGCGTGTACCTAGTCTATAATCTCGAGGACAAAGAGATATCTATTGCTCCTGCCAACTTTAACTCATCGTTACCGGAGAACATTGAACCAATAAAAAGTACAGTACCAAGCGCAATCAGAGCGCCACAGTACTACAATACATATTCAGAACATGCTACTGCTACTGCTGTTACTGGAGACATATTCGCGCCAGAAGCTACAATGTCCATGGCACCGATCAATAAGACAAATGGCTCATCAAATCGAACTCTAAACTCATCGCGTTTTGACCTTCAAAAAAGAGTTTATTCAAACCAGGCATCCTTGAAAAATTCATCACTAATTGCGTTCTTTCTAGCATCTCTCTTTGCACTAGCTTTATGA